One stretch of Burkholderia pyrrocinia DNA includes these proteins:
- a CDS encoding DUF3995 domain-containing protein — protein MTGAYFSVPTLCAIALVHAYWAFGGRLGKRAAIPEQDGMPLLRPTAVGTFAIAAALLAGACVVAARAGWLGRNTYPGTIAFAVVALALIFAVRAVGDFRYVGFFKRVRGSRFARMDTLYYSPLCAALALSLASMFWPW, from the coding sequence ATGACCGGCGCGTATTTCAGCGTGCCGACGCTCTGCGCGATCGCGCTCGTTCACGCCTACTGGGCGTTTGGCGGGCGGCTCGGCAAGCGTGCGGCCATTCCGGAGCAGGACGGCATGCCGCTGCTGCGGCCGACCGCCGTCGGCACGTTTGCCATCGCGGCGGCGCTGCTGGCCGGCGCATGCGTGGTCGCCGCGCGTGCCGGCTGGTTGGGGCGGAACACGTATCCCGGCACGATCGCATTCGCGGTCGTTGCGCTCGCATTGATCTTCGCGGTGCGGGCCGTCGGCGATTTCCGCTATGTCGGCTTCTTCAAGCGGGTTCGCGGGTCGCGTTTCGCGCGGATGGACACGCTGTATTACTCGCCGCTTTGCGCGGCGCTTGCGCTATCCCTCGCGTCGATGTTCTGGCCGTGGTGA
- a CDS encoding RNA 2'-phosphotransferase encodes MNTQKNKPLAPDAISISKYLSYLLRHEPQAIGLQLDPEGWAGIDELIACAARHGRQLDRATIETVCATSDKQRFALSDDGQRIRAVQGHSTSVVQRRYPAAQPPERLYHGTATRFLDSIRAQGLKPGARHHVHLSPDIRTALAVGTRYGVPAILEVDAQRMHRQGHTFFVAENGVWLTDAVPAEYLTQIDTPAR; translated from the coding sequence ATGAATACACAGAAGAACAAACCGCTGGCGCCCGACGCGATCAGCATCAGCAAATACCTGAGCTACCTGCTGCGCCACGAACCGCAGGCGATCGGACTGCAACTCGACCCGGAAGGCTGGGCCGGCATCGACGAACTAATTGCCTGCGCCGCCCGCCACGGGCGCCAACTCGATCGCGCGACGATCGAAACCGTCTGCGCGACCAGCGACAAGCAGCGCTTCGCCCTCTCCGACGATGGCCAACGCATCCGCGCGGTACAAGGCCATTCGACATCCGTCGTGCAACGCCGGTATCCGGCCGCGCAGCCGCCCGAGCGCCTCTATCACGGCACCGCGACGCGCTTCCTGGATTCGATTCGGGCGCAAGGGCTGAAACCCGGCGCCCGTCATCACGTGCATCTGTCGCCGGACATCCGGACTGCATTGGCCGTCGGCACACGCTACGGCGTGCCCGCGATTCTCGAAGTCGATGCGCAGCGCATGCACCGGCAAGGCCATACGTTCTTCGTCGCCGAAAACGGCGTATGGCTGACCGATGCCGTGCCGGCCGAATATCTCACGCAGATCGACACGCCGGCGCGCTGA
- a CDS encoding gluconate 2-dehydrogenase subunit 3 family protein gives MSTPPDKPNSRRRFLRTSVALVPIASVAGCDLRASSPSATTAGNAPAASASAERAPYKPTFFDAKEWAFVQAAVDRLIPADAEGPGALESGVPEFIDRQMETPYAHGATWYMQGPFQQGVPELGYQLKLVPRDIYRLGIAAVNRYCEKAHGNAFADLDAPTRDTVLGALEKGGAQIDDVPPGVFFGQLLQNTREGYFCDPVHGGNHDMAAWKMIGFPGARADFMDFVNQNGKPYPYGPVSINGERT, from the coding sequence ATGTCCACGCCACCTGACAAACCCAACTCGCGCCGCCGTTTCCTGCGCACGTCGGTCGCGCTCGTGCCGATCGCGTCGGTCGCCGGCTGCGACCTGCGCGCGTCGTCGCCATCCGCGACGACGGCCGGCAACGCGCCCGCCGCTTCCGCCAGCGCCGAACGCGCCCCGTACAAGCCGACCTTCTTCGATGCGAAGGAGTGGGCGTTCGTCCAGGCTGCCGTCGACCGGCTGATTCCGGCCGATGCCGAAGGCCCCGGCGCGCTCGAATCGGGCGTGCCCGAATTCATCGACCGCCAGATGGAGACGCCGTATGCGCACGGTGCGACGTGGTACATGCAGGGGCCGTTTCAGCAGGGCGTGCCCGAGCTCGGCTACCAGTTGAAGCTCGTGCCGCGCGACATCTACCGGCTCGGCATCGCGGCCGTCAACCGCTATTGCGAAAAGGCCCACGGCAACGCGTTCGCGGATCTCGACGCGCCGACGCGCGACACCGTGCTCGGCGCGCTGGAGAAGGGCGGCGCGCAGATCGACGACGTGCCGCCCGGCGTGTTCTTCGGCCAGCTGCTGCAGAACACGCGCGAAGGCTACTTCTGCGACCCGGTTCACGGCGGCAATCACGACATGGCCGCGTGGAAGATGATCGGCTTTCCGGGCGCGCGCGCGGACTTCATGGATTTCGTCAACCAGAACGGCAAGCCCTATCCGTACGGCCCCGTCTCGATCAACGGGGAGCGCACCTGA
- a CDS encoding GMC family oxidoreductase, with protein sequence MAAEKKPHVDAVIVGFGWTGAILAKELTEAGLKVVALERGEYRDTYPDGAYPNTIDELTYNVRKKLFVDLSKTTVSIRHGVQDTALPYRQLAAFLPGEGVGGAGLHWSGVHFRITPEELRLRSHYEERYGKKFIPAGMTIQDTGVSYDELEPHFDFAEKVFGTSGQAYKVGGKVVGDGNVFEANRSNNFPLPAQLNTYSAQRFFDAAQSLGLHPYRLPSANTSGPYTNPYGVQMGPCNFCGYCSGYACYMYSKASPNLNILPALKQAPNFELRSKCHVLRVDLDDTKKRATGVTYVDPAGREVHQPADLVIVAAFQYHNVHLLLLSGIGKPYDPISGEGVVGRNFAYQNLSTIKAFFDKDTYTNPFIGAGGNGVAVDDFNADNFDHGPLGFVGGSPLWVNQAGAKPISGIATPPGTPQWGSAWKKSVKDYYAHTISMDAHGTNMSYRDVYLDLDPTYRDSYGQPLLRMTFDWKDNDIRMAQYVTGQMKKIAEAMGPKAIGVSTREFGKHFDSRAYQTTHLVGGAIMGTDPKTSVLNRYLQCWDVHNVFVMGASALPQGIGYNPTGIIAALAYWSARAIREQYLKNPAPLVTV encoded by the coding sequence ATGGCCGCAGAGAAAAAACCGCATGTCGATGCGGTGATCGTCGGCTTCGGCTGGACCGGCGCGATTCTCGCGAAGGAACTGACCGAAGCGGGCCTGAAGGTCGTCGCGCTCGAGCGCGGCGAGTATCGCGACACCTATCCGGACGGCGCGTATCCGAACACGATCGACGAGCTGACCTACAACGTCCGCAAGAAGCTGTTCGTCGACCTGTCGAAGACGACCGTATCGATCCGCCACGGCGTGCAGGACACCGCGCTGCCGTACCGGCAGCTCGCCGCGTTCCTGCCGGGCGAGGGTGTCGGCGGCGCGGGGCTGCACTGGTCGGGCGTGCACTTCCGGATCACGCCGGAAGAACTGCGCCTGCGCAGCCACTATGAAGAGCGCTACGGCAAGAAGTTCATCCCCGCAGGGATGACGATCCAGGATACGGGTGTCAGCTACGACGAGCTCGAGCCGCATTTCGATTTCGCCGAGAAGGTGTTCGGCACGTCGGGGCAGGCGTACAAGGTCGGCGGCAAGGTGGTCGGCGACGGCAACGTGTTCGAGGCGAACCGCAGCAACAACTTCCCGTTGCCCGCGCAGCTCAATACCTATTCGGCGCAGCGCTTCTTCGATGCGGCGCAGTCGCTCGGCCTGCATCCGTACCGGCTGCCGTCGGCGAACACGTCGGGCCCGTACACGAACCCGTACGGCGTGCAGATGGGCCCGTGCAACTTCTGCGGCTACTGCAGCGGCTACGCGTGCTACATGTACTCGAAGGCGTCGCCGAACCTGAACATCCTGCCCGCGCTGAAGCAGGCGCCGAACTTCGAGCTGCGCTCGAAGTGCCACGTGCTGCGCGTCGACCTCGACGACACGAAGAAACGCGCGACGGGCGTCACCTACGTCGACCCGGCCGGACGCGAAGTGCACCAGCCGGCCGATCTCGTGATCGTCGCCGCGTTCCAGTACCACAACGTGCACCTGCTGCTGCTGTCGGGCATCGGCAAGCCGTACGACCCGATCTCCGGCGAAGGCGTCGTGGGCCGCAATTTCGCGTACCAGAACCTGTCGACGATCAAGGCATTCTTCGACAAGGACACCTACACGAACCCGTTCATCGGCGCGGGCGGCAACGGCGTCGCGGTGGACGACTTCAACGCGGACAACTTCGACCACGGCCCGCTCGGCTTCGTCGGCGGCTCGCCGCTGTGGGTGAACCAGGCCGGCGCGAAGCCGATCAGCGGCATCGCAACGCCGCCCGGCACGCCGCAGTGGGGTTCGGCGTGGAAGAAATCCGTCAAGGATTACTACGCACACACGATCTCGATGGACGCGCATGGCACGAACATGTCGTACCGCGACGTGTATCTCGACCTCGATCCGACCTATCGCGATTCGTACGGCCAGCCGCTCTTGCGGATGACCTTCGACTGGAAGGACAACGACATCAGGATGGCGCAGTACGTGACCGGGCAGATGAAGAAGATCGCGGAGGCGATGGGGCCGAAGGCGATCGGCGTGTCGACGCGCGAGTTCGGCAAGCACTTCGATTCGCGCGCGTACCAGACGACCCACCTCGTCGGCGGCGCGATCATGGGCACCGACCCGAAGACGAGCGTGCTGAACCGCTACCTGCAGTGCTGGGACGTGCACAACGTGTTCGTGATGGGCGCGTCGGCGCTGCCGCAGGGCATCGGCTACAACCCGACCGGGATCATCGCGGCGCTGGCCTACTGGTCGGCACGCGCGATCCGCGAGCAATACCTGAAAAATCCCGCCCCGCTGGTGACCGTATGA
- a CDS encoding cytochrome c: MKRMMNHNAARRLSPVRRALAAGAAWAAFGFAGTAAFAQPAVAPAAASGPAAAPAARSADADLVKRGEYLARAGDCIACHTASGGKPFAGGLKFDTPIGAIYSTNITPDPKTGLGGWTFENFTRAVREGVRKNGDTMYPAMPFPSYARLTDDDMKALYAYFMHGVAPVEHENRAVDIVWPLSMRWPLGIWRKMFAPSPKPFDAAPYTDPVAARGAYLVQGLGHCGACHTPRAPTMQERGLTDADGPDFLAGGAAIDGWVPTSLRGEPRTGLGTWTEAEIVQFLKTGRTLRTAAFGGMTDVVGHSMQHMTDDDLNAIARYLKTLPPRVQGEQPHVYDAAAAKALQTGDASKPGAAVYRDNCMACHRSDGHGYTRVFPALAGNPVVQGGDPTSLIHVVLEGSALQGTHTAPSTFTMPPFGWRLSDQEVADVSNFVRTSWGNTGAPVTAAQVAKVRKSVPSTRPEPPPGARFPQASR, encoded by the coding sequence ATGAAGAGGATGATGAACCACAACGCCGCGCGCCGCCTTTCCCCGGTGCGGCGCGCGCTGGCGGCCGGCGCGGCCTGGGCCGCGTTCGGCTTCGCGGGCACCGCGGCTTTCGCGCAACCGGCGGTCGCGCCTGCGGCGGCTTCGGGCCCGGCGGCCGCGCCCGCGGCCCGATCCGCCGACGCGGACCTCGTCAAGCGCGGCGAATACCTGGCCCGCGCGGGAGACTGCATCGCGTGCCACACCGCGAGCGGCGGCAAGCCGTTCGCGGGCGGACTGAAGTTCGACACGCCGATCGGCGCAATCTATTCGACGAACATCACGCCGGACCCGAAAACCGGACTTGGCGGCTGGACGTTCGAGAACTTCACCCGCGCGGTGCGCGAGGGCGTGCGCAAGAACGGCGACACGATGTATCCGGCCATGCCGTTCCCGTCGTATGCGCGCCTCACCGACGACGACATGAAGGCGCTGTACGCGTACTTCATGCACGGCGTCGCGCCCGTCGAGCACGAGAACCGCGCGGTCGACATCGTGTGGCCGCTGTCGATGCGCTGGCCGCTCGGGATCTGGCGCAAGATGTTCGCGCCGTCGCCGAAGCCGTTCGACGCGGCGCCGTACACCGACCCGGTGGCCGCACGCGGCGCGTATCTCGTGCAGGGTCTCGGCCACTGCGGCGCATGCCACACGCCGCGCGCGCCGACGATGCAGGAGCGCGGGCTGACCGACGCGGACGGCCCGGACTTCCTGGCCGGCGGCGCGGCGATCGACGGCTGGGTGCCGACCAGCCTGCGCGGCGAGCCGCGCACCGGGCTCGGCACGTGGACCGAAGCCGAGATCGTGCAGTTCCTGAAGACCGGCCGCACGCTGCGCACGGCCGCGTTCGGCGGGATGACGGACGTGGTCGGCCACAGCATGCAGCACATGACCGACGACGACCTGAATGCGATCGCGCGCTACCTGAAGACGCTGCCGCCGCGCGTGCAGGGCGAGCAGCCGCACGTGTACGACGCGGCTGCCGCAAAGGCCTTGCAGACCGGCGACGCGAGCAAACCGGGCGCGGCCGTCTATCGCGACAACTGCATGGCGTGCCACCGCAGCGACGGCCACGGCTACACGCGCGTGTTCCCGGCGCTCGCCGGCAACCCGGTCGTGCAGGGCGGCGATCCGACGTCGCTGATCCACGTCGTGCTGGAGGGCAGTGCGCTGCAGGGCACGCACACCGCGCCGTCGACCTTCACGATGCCGCCGTTCGGCTGGCGCCTGTCGGACCAGGAAGTCGCGGACGTGTCGAACTTCGTGCGCACGAGCTGGGGCAACACGGGCGCGCCGGTGACGGCCGCGCAGGTCGCGAAGGTGCGCAAGAGCGTGCCGTCGACCCGCCCCGAACCGCCGCCGGGCGCGCGGTTCCCGCAAGCGTCGCGCTGA
- a CDS encoding cation:proton antiporter, whose translation MPHDVSLIALLAAGFGLAMIFGYLASLLKMPPLVGYLLAGIVIGPGTPGFVGDLSLAQQLAEVGVMLLMFGVGLHFSLGDLLAVRKIALPGAVVQITVATLLGGGLALTWGWSLGAALVFGLALSVASTVVLLRALEGRGLVETVNGRIAVGWLVVEDLVMVLVLVLLPPVAGLLGGTPPGDVQAAGGSVWGTLGVTMLKVAAFIALMLVVGKRVFPRILWLVARTGSRELFTLCMIAAAVGIAFGAAKLFDVSFALGAFFAGMMMRESEFSRRAADETLPLRDAFSVLFFISVGMLFDPKVLIEEPLHVIEVAAIVLVGKTLAAVALVIAFRYPLNTALTVGAGLAQIGEFSFILAGLGRALGLLSAEGQSLILAVALISIAMNTLLFAMIDPALAWIRKHSAFARKLEARDDPLAALPMSTPQTHLTGQVVIVGYGKVGTRIAHALDERGIAYVVVEQNRELVEKLRADGIAAVSGDAIEPIVLVQAHIARAGMLVVTLPDVFDVRQIVEISRTLNPTLEVVLCTNSGDEAALLSSEGIGTVFMGETELARGMTEHVLGRMVKPVAAAAH comes from the coding sequence ATGCCCCATGACGTCAGCCTGATTGCGTTGCTCGCGGCCGGTTTCGGTCTCGCGATGATCTTCGGTTACCTCGCGTCGCTGCTGAAAATGCCGCCGCTCGTCGGCTATCTGCTCGCCGGGATCGTGATCGGCCCCGGCACGCCCGGTTTCGTCGGCGACCTGTCGCTCGCGCAGCAGCTCGCCGAAGTCGGCGTGATGCTGCTGATGTTCGGCGTCGGCCTGCATTTCTCGCTCGGCGACCTGCTCGCGGTGCGCAAGATCGCGCTGCCGGGCGCCGTCGTGCAGATTACCGTCGCGACGCTGCTAGGCGGCGGGCTCGCGCTCACATGGGGCTGGAGCCTCGGTGCGGCGCTCGTGTTCGGGCTTGCACTGTCGGTCGCGAGTACCGTCGTGCTGCTGCGCGCGCTCGAAGGGCGCGGGCTCGTCGAGACGGTCAACGGGCGCATCGCGGTCGGCTGGCTCGTCGTCGAGGATCTCGTGATGGTGCTGGTGCTCGTGCTGCTGCCGCCCGTCGCGGGGCTGCTCGGCGGCACGCCGCCCGGCGACGTGCAGGCGGCCGGCGGCAGCGTGTGGGGCACGCTCGGCGTGACGATGCTGAAGGTCGCGGCGTTCATCGCGCTGATGCTCGTGGTCGGCAAGCGCGTATTCCCGCGCATTTTGTGGCTCGTCGCGCGCACGGGCTCGCGCGAGCTGTTCACGCTGTGCATGATCGCGGCCGCGGTCGGCATCGCGTTCGGCGCGGCGAAACTGTTCGACGTGTCGTTCGCGCTCGGCGCGTTCTTCGCCGGGATGATGATGCGCGAGTCGGAATTCAGCCGTCGCGCGGCCGACGAGACGCTGCCGCTGCGCGACGCGTTCTCGGTGCTGTTCTTCATCTCGGTCGGGATGCTGTTCGACCCGAAGGTGCTGATCGAGGAGCCGCTGCACGTGATCGAGGTCGCGGCGATCGTGCTGGTCGGCAAGACGCTCGCGGCGGTCGCGCTCGTGATCGCGTTCCGCTATCCGCTGAATACCGCGCTGACGGTCGGCGCGGGCCTCGCGCAGATCGGCGAATTCTCGTTCATCCTCGCGGGGCTCGGCCGCGCGCTCGGGTTGCTGTCGGCCGAGGGGCAGAGCCTGATTCTGGCGGTCGCGCTGATCTCGATCGCGATGAACACGCTGCTGTTCGCGATGATCGATCCGGCGCTCGCGTGGATCCGCAAGCATTCGGCGTTCGCGCGCAAGCTCGAGGCGCGCGACGATCCGCTCGCCGCGTTGCCGATGTCGACGCCGCAGACGCACCTGACCGGGCAGGTCGTGATCGTCGGTTACGGCAAGGTCGGCACGCGGATCGCGCATGCGCTGGACGAGCGCGGGATCGCGTATGTCGTCGTCGAGCAGAACCGCGAGCTCGTCGAGAAGCTGCGTGCCGACGGCATCGCGGCCGTGTCCGGCGACGCGATCGAGCCGATCGTGCTCGTGCAGGCGCATATCGCGCGCGCCGGGATGCTGGTCGTCACGCTGCCGGACGTGTTCGACGTGCGGCAGATCGTCGAGATCTCGCGCACGCTCAACCCGACGCTCGAGGTCGTGCTGTGCACGAACAGCGGCGACGAGGCCGCGCTGCTGTCGAGCGAGGGCATCGGCACCGTGTTCATGGGCGAGACCGAACTCGCGCGCGGGATGACCGAGCATGTGCTCGGCAGGATGGTGAAGCCGGTAGCGGCGGCGGCGCATTGA
- a CDS encoding peptidoglycan D,D-transpeptidase FtsI family protein, whose amino-acid sequence MSVKKKTHPADPYSAATKNPMLASRLPMWRSKLVVIVVFLAFAALLARAFWVQVANQDFYVGQGQKRYQRTIELDAMRGRIVDRNGAMLAVSLSTYEIWANPKQVADTDYPQIAKLLDLPLVEVKRRLGNDKTFVLLKRQVDADTAGRLDKLAIDGITQIADSKRFYPEGESAAHVVGFTNVEDKGQEGVELAANARLSGTSGQREVIRDRLGRIVSDTRPLVPAQHGATIELTIDRRIQQLAFSQLKAAVIENNAIAGSVVVLDAQNGEILALANYPTFDPNDRARLTGQQLRNRAVIDTFEPGSTIKPLVVALSIDERKVTPNTIINTSPGTYKIGPAVIHDTSNHGSLTVSQALQKSSNVALAKLALNLPAETIWNKYQEYGIGRAPELTFPGVASGRLRGYKRWRPIEQATMAYGYGLSMSLLQIAQTYTAYAGDGTLHPVSLLKNGTDQQTIDAHRGHRVTSPQTAASIRSMLEMAVGEGGTGRRARVDGYRIGGKTGTARKQVGATYAKGKYRALFAGMAPMSNPRLIVAVMIDEPRGKGYYGGTVAGPVFASVTSGSLQLLGVPPDAPVEPEKPQPAKAVAPQKTVEAPKAAAQPKTAAAQKAAAPLKTAAQPGTTVPTKAAAS is encoded by the coding sequence ATGAGCGTGAAAAAGAAGACCCACCCCGCCGATCCGTACTCGGCCGCGACGAAGAATCCGATGCTCGCGTCGCGCCTGCCGATGTGGCGCTCGAAGCTGGTCGTGATCGTCGTGTTCCTCGCGTTCGCCGCGCTGCTCGCGCGCGCCTTCTGGGTGCAGGTCGCGAACCAGGATTTCTACGTCGGCCAGGGCCAGAAGCGCTACCAGCGCACGATCGAGCTCGACGCGATGCGCGGGCGCATCGTCGACCGCAACGGCGCGATGCTCGCGGTCAGCCTGTCGACCTATGAAATCTGGGCGAACCCGAAACAGGTCGCCGATACCGACTATCCGCAGATCGCGAAGCTGCTCGACCTGCCGCTCGTCGAGGTCAAGCGGCGCCTCGGCAACGACAAGACGTTCGTGCTGCTCAAGCGGCAGGTCGACGCGGACACCGCGGGCCGGCTCGACAAGCTCGCGATCGACGGCATCACGCAGATCGCCGATTCGAAGCGCTTCTACCCGGAAGGCGAATCGGCCGCGCACGTGGTCGGCTTCACGAACGTCGAAGACAAGGGCCAGGAAGGCGTCGAACTCGCGGCGAACGCGCGCCTGTCCGGCACGTCCGGGCAGCGCGAGGTGATCCGCGACCGGCTCGGCCGCATCGTGTCGGACACGCGCCCGCTCGTTCCCGCGCAGCACGGCGCGACGATCGAGCTGACGATCGACCGCCGGATCCAGCAGCTCGCGTTCAGCCAGCTCAAGGCGGCAGTGATCGAGAACAACGCGATCGCCGGCAGCGTCGTCGTGCTCGATGCGCAGAACGGCGAGATCCTCGCGCTCGCGAACTACCCGACCTTCGACCCGAACGACCGCGCGCGCCTCACGGGCCAGCAGTTACGTAACCGCGCGGTGATCGACACGTTCGAACCCGGCTCGACGATCAAGCCGCTCGTCGTCGCGCTGTCGATCGACGAGCGCAAGGTCACGCCGAACACGATCATCAACACGTCGCCGGGCACCTACAAGATCGGCCCGGCCGTGATCCACGACACGTCGAACCACGGGTCGCTGACGGTGTCGCAGGCGCTGCAGAAGTCGAGCAACGTCGCGCTCGCGAAGCTCGCGCTGAACCTGCCCGCCGAAACGATCTGGAACAAGTACCAGGAATACGGGATCGGCCGCGCGCCGGAGCTGACGTTCCCGGGCGTCGCGTCGGGCCGGCTGCGCGGCTACAAGCGCTGGCGGCCGATCGAGCAGGCGACGATGGCGTACGGCTACGGGCTGTCGATGTCGCTGCTGCAGATCGCGCAGACGTATACGGCCTATGCGGGCGACGGCACGCTGCACCCGGTGTCGCTGCTGAAGAACGGCACCGACCAGCAGACGATCGACGCGCATCGCGGCCACCGCGTGACGTCGCCGCAAACGGCCGCGTCGATCCGCTCGATGCTCGAGATGGCGGTCGGCGAAGGCGGCACGGGGCGCCGCGCGCGCGTCGACGGCTACCGGATCGGCGGCAAGACGGGTACCGCGCGCAAGCAGGTCGGCGCGACCTATGCGAAGGGCAAGTACCGCGCGCTGTTCGCGGGGATGGCGCCGATGAGCAACCCGCGCCTGATCGTCGCGGTGATGATCGACGAGCCGCGCGGCAAGGGCTACTACGGCGGCACGGTGGCCGGCCCGGTGTTCGCGTCGGTCACGAGCGGCTCGCTGCAGCTGCTCGGCGTGCCGCCCGATGCGCCGGTCGAACCGGAGAAGCCGCAGCCGGCCAAGGCGGTTGCACCGCAGAAGACGGTCGAGGCGCCGAAGGCGGCGGCTCAACCGAAAACGGCTGCCGCGCAGAAAGCCGCCGCACCGTTGAAGACAGCCGCACAGCCCGGCACGACCGTGCCGACGAAGGCGGCGGCAAGCTGA
- a CDS encoding DUF3564 family protein: MRLTIRINGSESATRQSFAVLWVDTDEGLWSREAHQGIDLPTWGKVRDVEGAMALCAADGGKAVCQLKGLSFGATQREQGPAVLAGNHAGAWRLQAVDRCTTQPEYREFISVDR, translated from the coding sequence ATGCGCCTCACCATTCGAATTAATGGCAGCGAATCGGCAACCCGGCAATCCTTCGCGGTACTGTGGGTGGATACCGACGAGGGACTGTGGTCGCGTGAGGCACATCAGGGCATCGATCTTCCGACTTGGGGCAAGGTCCGCGACGTCGAGGGCGCAATGGCGCTCTGCGCGGCCGACGGCGGGAAAGCCGTATGCCAGTTGAAGGGGCTGTCGTTCGGTGCGACGCAGCGCGAACAGGGCCCCGCCGTGCTTGCAGGCAATCACGCGGGCGCGTGGCGGCTGCAGGCCGTCGATCGCTGCACGACCCAGCCGGAATACCGGGAATTCATTTCCGTCGACCGATAG
- a CDS encoding SDR family oxidoreductase: MLIWKTALSLNWRTSLVSPASAPVAAANVGRLVLTGATGFIGSTVLTALVNAGLLERIVCVVRAQDRGHAVARLREAALRAGLTPYWASRLTDANVIVGALGDVWQGADAPRLAGATHVIHCAGHASPADGAHLQADIADSVRFAERFARAPRLQRFVYVGTAYAHAGRGGIVHEEVAADDAANDVAQHGEGLPGAVLAADYLHAKAETEQRLRALGLPLVVVRPSHVVGHTVLGTRPAPNSFWMFRLAHAARRFTARPMTRIDIVSVDDVARATMLLAVKPTLAHDLYHVSAGDEAPQVAQIVRAMDEAAGMTGAPRYAACAPAELPLVVRDVLGRPDPALERVIGRALQRCAEFATVDRVFDNSRVRDEIDFEPLPFIDYVEECMRTSRGVAVTELMRGAMH, from the coding sequence GTGCTGATCTGGAAAACCGCGTTGTCGCTGAACTGGCGGACGAGCCTCGTGTCGCCGGCCAGCGCACCGGTCGCGGCGGCGAACGTCGGGCGGCTGGTGCTGACCGGCGCGACCGGCTTCATCGGCAGTACCGTGCTGACGGCGCTCGTCAATGCAGGGCTGCTCGAACGCATCGTGTGCGTCGTGCGCGCGCAGGACCGCGGCCACGCCGTCGCGCGGCTGCGCGAAGCGGCGCTGCGCGCGGGACTGACGCCGTACTGGGCGTCGCGCCTGACCGACGCGAACGTGATCGTCGGCGCGCTCGGCGACGTATGGCAGGGCGCCGACGCGCCGCGCCTCGCCGGCGCGACGCACGTGATCCACTGCGCCGGCCATGCGTCGCCGGCCGACGGCGCGCACCTGCAGGCGGACATCGCCGATTCGGTGCGCTTCGCCGAACGCTTCGCACGGGCGCCGCGTCTGCAGCGCTTCGTATACGTCGGCACGGCCTATGCGCATGCGGGGCGCGGCGGCATCGTGCACGAAGAAGTCGCGGCGGACGACGCGGCGAACGATGTCGCGCAACACGGCGAAGGCCTGCCGGGCGCGGTGCTCGCGGCGGACTACCTGCATGCGAAGGCGGAAACGGAGCAGCGCCTGCGCGCGCTCGGGCTGCCGCTCGTCGTCGTGCGGCCGTCGCACGTCGTCGGCCACACGGTGCTCGGCACGCGGCCCGCGCCGAATTCGTTCTGGATGTTCCGGCTTGCGCATGCCGCGCGCCGCTTCACCGCGCGGCCGATGACGCGCATCGACATCGTGTCGGTGGACGACGTGGCGCGCGCGACGATGCTGCTGGCCGTCAAGCCGACGCTCGCGCACGATCTCTATCACGTGTCGGCCGGCGACGAGGCGCCGCAGGTCGCGCAGATCGTGCGCGCGATGGACGAGGCGGCGGGGATGACGGGTGCGCCGCGCTACGCGGCGTGCGCGCCGGCCGAGCTGCCGCTGGTGGTGCGCGACGTGCTCGGGCGGCCCGATCCGGCGCTCGAGCGTGTGATCGGCCGGGCGCTGCAGCGCTGCGCGGAATTCGCGACGGTCGATCGCGTGTTCGACAACAGCCGCGTGCGCGACGAAATCGATTTCGAGCCGTTGCCGTTCATCGATTACGTCGAGGAATGCATGCGCACGTCGCGCGGCGTTGCCGTGACCGAGCTGATGCGCGGCGCGATGCACTGA
- the hpaR gene encoding homoprotocatechuate degradation operon regulator HpaR, translating to MNRTLDHRNLAMLLLEARETLMGLFRPILKEFALTEQQWRIIRVLDGEPAHALEAGQIARRCCILSPSLTGVLERMERDGLITRTRAQEDQRRLLVSLTPQSRKLVTEIGPRIDEQYRQLESRFGQDGLEDIYRALDRLIELGGNA from the coding sequence ATGAACCGTACGCTCGACCATCGCAACCTGGCCATGCTGCTGCTCGAGGCCCGCGAAACGCTGATGGGCCTGTTCCGCCCCATTCTCAAGGAATTCGCGCTGACCGAACAGCAATGGCGGATCATCCGCGTGCTCGACGGCGAGCCGGCGCATGCGCTCGAAGCGGGACAGATCGCGCGGCGCTGCTGCATCCTGAGCCCGAGCCTCACGGGCGTGCTGGAACGGATGGAGCGCGACGGGCTGATCACGCGCACGCGCGCGCAGGAGGATCAGCGCCGGCTGCTGGTCAGCCTGACGCCGCAAAGCAGGAAACTCGTCACGGAAATCGGTCCGCGCATCGACGAGCAATACCGGCAGCTCGAGTCGCGCTTCGGCCAGGACGGCCTAGAAGACATCTACCGCGCGCTCGACCGGCTCATCGAACTCGGTGGCAACGCGTGA